ATACAGAGGAATCTTCTTAATAACGAGATTATTCATATTGATTTTATCCAGCTTCTGAAAGGACATAAAATAGCGGTGAATATCCCCGTAGTCCTTGAGGGCAGAGAAGATTGTGTTGGATTAAAACATGGTGGCATTATTGAGCAGCTTCTATATGAAGTTGAGATTGAAGTGTTGCCAACGGAAATACCAAATTCTGTTTCTATTGATGTTTCAGGGTTAAATGTGGGAGAAGGTTTTTCAGTGAAAGATCTAGCCCTTCCAAAAAGCGCCGATATCCTGGTAGATTTGGAAGAGTTGGTTGTTACTGTAGCTCAACCCAAGGCTGAAGTTGAAGAAGAGGAAGAAGAAGTAGAGGCTGGAGAAGTGGAAGTAGTGGCTAAGGGTAAGGCTAAGGAGGAAGAGGAGTAGTTTCTTTTGCGACTTATTGTTGGCCTTGGTAACCCTGGGGTAGAGTATGCTTTAACGCGGCATAATATAGGCTGGATGGTTCTTGACCGTTTATGCAGTCGATATTCTGCTGGGAATGCCTCATTAAGATTTGAGGGCATGGTATGGGGGCCATTATTTATTAAAGGCGAAAAATGCCTGTTGCTTAAACCCCTTACATTTATGAATCTTAGCGGAAGATCAGTAGCTCAAGTTTGCCATTATTACCAGATTTTACCTGAAGAGACTCTTGTCATAAGCGATGACGCGGCTCTTCCTTTCGGACAATTGCGGTTAAGAACGAAAGGTTCAGCTGGAGGCCATAATGGTCTTGCTTCAGTTTTGGGAGCTTTAAGAACCCTCGGGGTCCCACGGCTCCGAGTAGGCGTGGGAGCTGCTCCGGCAGAACGGGATATGGTGTCGTGGGTCATAGGGACTTTTCTTCCAGAAGAACGGTCTTTGTTGCCTGATGTTATAGAGAAGGCTGCAAATGCGGTGGAGCTTTGGCTCATGGAAGAAATTCAAACAGCCATGAGTCAGATAAATAACAGGGACAAAACCGGATCAGGCGAAAGTTGATCACAATGGCGAGACTCAGTCTCGCCATTGTTGTTATAAACGAAAATAAGGGTGGATTCTCATTTCTGTCTTTGACGCATGGAATAAAACAACAAGTTTGCTTTGGGATATTAGAGATGAAATGTGGAAGAGTGGGGAGCAGGTACATCTCCCTGTCGATGGAGGAGCACGCGCGTGGATATTAGGTGGGGCTTCTGTGCCTCTTCTTGTGGTTTTTTCAGATCAACGCCAAGCTGAGGATTTTGTATCAGACTTTGAAAATCTATGGGAAGGGGAGATAGTTCGACTTCTTTATGAACTCCCTCTCAGTGTTGAGGGGGTACGTAATAAATCTTTGCTCTTGCAAAGAGGAGAAACTCTATCTAAGTGGAAACAAGAAAAAGGCATCCTTGCTACTTCTCCAGGAGGGTTGCTTTCCCCTTTCTTAACAGGAGAAGGTGTTTTCCCATTAAGAAGGGAAATGGGTGAGGAAAGGGGACGTCTTCTTCGTTGGCTAGAAGTCGCCGGGTATGAACGAGTCGATCTTGTGTGGACCCCAGGACAATATGTTGTTAGAGGGTTTATTGTAGATATCTATGATCCTGCCTATGCTCTTCCGATTCGGATAGAGTTCTTTGATGAAATAGTCGAAAGCATTCGTTCCTTTCATCCCCAAAGCCAGATGAGTGCCGCAACCCTTGATGAAATAGAGATCCATAGCATAACGGCGGCCCGCGAGAAAAAACTGGAAGAAATGATTCCAGACTCTTGCCATACAGTGCTTTTCGAGCCCTCGCAAATTGAGAATAAAGCGGAGTCATACCGATGGCTATGGGAGGATCTGCGACACAAGGCGGAAGTTTCCTCCCTCAGCACGTGGCCTGATTTTTCATTGTCTCTACTTACAAATAAACCTAAAATTCGTATTAGCGCGGCTGTTGCCCGTTCTCGACTAGCATTGCCTATCCAGGAGTGCCCCCATTTCAGGGGAGATATGGATAAATTCCGATGGAATTGTCAGTACTGGAGGCAAGAAGGTTATTCTATCCATCTTATTTCCTCGGGAACCTCCCTTCAAAATGATAATGACCTAAAGGACAAGCTCGTTTTTCATAAGGGGTCACTTTCAAAGGGATTTATAGATGAATATCGAAAAATAGTATTAATCTCAGATTTTGAAATAGGGGGGCTCAGTCTCTCTCCACACAGCAAGCCATGGAGAGCTCTCCCTATGGACTGGAAAGAACGCCTTACCGAAAATCAGTTAGTAGTTCACGAAGATTATGGTGTAGCGGTGTACAGGGGGGTAGAAGAGGTTGCCTCAGGAGGGGAACGATTTGATTCTCTAATTCTTGAGTTTGCCAATAAACAAAGGTTGCTTGTACCCTTTATGCAAATTTATAAGATAGATCCCCTGCCCGAAGAAGCAACTGCAGAAACAGTGCTTGACTCTTTACGGGGGACACGATGGAAAAAGGCAGTTGAAAAAACAAGAGAACGAGTAAGAGAAGAAGTAAAGAATCTCGTTCGTCTTTATGCTCGCAGGGAACTCTTAAAAGGATATGCTTTCCCAGTGGCATCAGAGATTTATAGACACTTTGTAGAGGCTTTCCCCTACGTTGAAACGCCAGATCAGCTTCGTGCGGAGCAAGAGATATTGCAGGATATGGAAAGCTCACATCCTATGGACAGACTATTAGTAGGAGATGTGGGGTTCGGGAAAACAGAAATTGCTATGCGTGCTGCTTTTAAGGCATCAGAAGCAGGGAAGCAGGTAGTAGTACTTGTGCCTACTACAATTCTCGCACAACAACACTATCATACTTTTCGAAGCCGTATGGCGGGTTTTCCTATTAGAGTTGAGGTTTTATCACGCTTTGTTTCAACATCGAGGCAAAAACGTATTTTAGAAGACACTAAAAAAGGGCTGGTGGATATTCTTATTGGGACACAGCGTTTGCTCCAGAAAGACATTGAATTTAAAGATCTCGGACTTCTAATTATCGATGAAGAGCATCGTTTCGGGGTTATGCATAAAGAAAAGCTTAAAGATACAAGGGAGGGACTAGACGTTTTAACGCTTTCCGCGACTCCCATTCCGCGGACCTTATCTCTTTCATTACGTGGATTGCGAAGTTTTTCTATAATTTCAACTCCTCCTTATAACAGGGTACCAGTCTTAACAATGGTGGGGCCAAGAAAAAAGAATCTTATCCACCGGGCTGTGTTGCAAGAATTAAATAGAGGGGGACAGGTTTTCTTTGTGTCTAACCGGATTAATCGCCTTAAGGGAAAATACGAAGAACTGAAAATAATGTTTCCAGAGGCTAGAATAAGTATGGCCCATGGACAGATGGCTGAAAAAGATCTTGAAAGAACAATGTTAGATTTTTACAATGGCAACCTGGACATTCTCGTGTGTACGACTATTGTAGAAAGTGGTCTTGACATCCCTAGGGCTAATACCCTTATCGTTGATGACGCTCAAGAACTTGGTCTTGCGCAGATGTATCAGCTCAGGGGACGGGTTGGACGGAGGGAAGAAGGTGCATACGCTTATTTCCTTTACCCTGAAACTATGCCTCTACAGAAAGAAACAATGGAACGTTTCGAGGCTATATCTGCCTTTTCAGACATAGGATCGGGTTATAGCTTAGCCCTCCAGGATCTGCAGATAAGGGGAAGTGGCGATATTATAGGAGTGTCACAACATGGACAGGATGAGCGTGTAGGTTATCGTTTTTATTATAAAATGCTTGAGGAGGAAATAGCCCGGATCCGGGGAGAGCTTTTTTCTGAAACGCCGGTAGATAGTGAGCTTTCAGGGACTATTCCCTCGACATATATTCCTCAGGATACCATACGTATTACTCTTTACAGGCGGTTGCTGAAAAGCAATGACTCGAAGGAGTTGAACCAGTTAAGGAAGGAAATACGAGATCGTTTTGGCCCCCTTCCAGATTCTCTGACATACCTTATCGATACAGTAATTGTAAGGATTTCTGGAGCTTCTGCAGGTCTAGCTTCTGTAGTATCAGGGAGTGATAAGACTATAGTCATAATAAAAAATGATCGAATACACCAAAGGCTATGCAGCTTTAAAGGATGGATCAGAACAACAGATCGTATTATTGGTCCAGGGGGTTATAAAGGAATGAGCGACTTATCAGAAGCGATTTGGTCTCTTCTTTATAAAAATGCTAAAAAAAATGGGGGGTAAATATGGATATCACAGAGAACTTTTTACTCGGACAACTTGTGGAGATTATGTCGCGGCTTAGGTCTCCTGAAGGTTGCCCTTGGGATAGGGAACAAACCTTTGAAAGCTTGAGAAGTCATATAATAGAAGAAGCATATGAACTGGTAGAAGCCATTACTCAGCAGGATAAAGACGAAATACGGGAAGAAGCGGGAGATGTTTTGCTTCAGATTGTTTTTGTTGCTCAGCTTGCTCAAGAAAAGGGCTTCTTTGACATTAAAGATGTAATATCTGAAATTTGTGATAAGCTCATACGAAGGCATCCTCACGTTTTTGGCGATGTTAATGTGAGAGGAAGCGCTGATGTTCTTGTGAATTGGGAGAAAATCAAGGTTCGCGAAAAATCGACCCAAAAACGTGACGATACCTCAATTTTGGCGGGAATTCCCGAGAGTTTGCCGCCTTTATTAAAAGCATACAGAATTCAATCTAAAGTTTCTCATGTTGGTTTTGATTGGGAGAAAGGTGATATTGCTCCTCTTCTTGGAAAGGTAAGTGAAGAGTTAAGGGAAGTGGAAGTGGCTACTTTGCGAGAGCAACAACAGGAGATGGAGGAAGAGATAGGCGACCTGTTCTTTGCTGTAGTTAATCTTTCCAGACATTTGGGAGTGAACCCGGATGTAGCCTTACAGCGTGCAAACAGGAAGTTCGAGTATCGTTTTCGTCAGGTAGAAATAATGATTCATAAAGAAGGAAAAGAATGGTCTGATTATGGTTTACAAGAGCTCGAAGTTCTATGGGATAAGGCGAAGAATTTTACCGTTTCAACGAAGCGGCCAAAAAAGGCTTGCGATTCATCATTACAGTAATGGGGGCTGTGAATGATAATGAATGAAGAAAAGGGTAAAAACACGGTCAAAATCGGGAAGAATGAGAGAAGCGCAAAGGTTGGAAAGGTTGAGAACTTGAATGTTCCGAAGGTGCGCGTAACTGAAACGGCATTGAGAGATGCCCATCAATCTCTTATGGCTACAAGGATGCGTATAGAAGATATGCTCCCTGTAGCTGAGATGATGGATGAAATAGGGTACCACTCTCTTGAGGTTTGGGGTGGCGCTACTTTCGATTCATGCATGCGTTTCCTTGATGAAGATCCCTGGGAAAGGTTAAGAGGGCTTCGTAAAATGTTTAAGAAAACGAAGCTCCAGATGCTTCTGAGGGGGCAAAATATTGTAGGATATAGGCATTATGCAGATGATACTGTGCGGGAATTTGTAAAGAGAGCAGTAGGAAATGGTCTTGATATCATTCGAATATTTGATGCTCTTAATGACTTGAGAAATATGGAAGTTGCAGCAGATCAGGTGAAAAAAGAAGGGGCCCACCTGCAACTTTCAATTTCCTACACCCTCTCTCCCGTTCACACTTTAACAGCATTTGCAGACCTTTCAGTCAAGATGAAAGAGATGGGTGCAGATTCTATCTGCATAAAAGATATGGCAGGTCTCTTAAGTCCAGTAGATGCCTCTAAACTGGTAAAAGCCATTAAAAAGAATACAGGACTCCCAGTTCAGGTCCACTCTCATTACACGAGCGGCATGGCATCTATGGCTTATCTAGCTTCTATTGAAGCTGGTGCAGACGTGGTAGATTGCGCCATATCCCCATTCTCTATGGGGACAAGCCAGCCTCCTACGGAATCTCTGGTAGCAGCGTTGGCCGGCGGTCCTTATGATACAGGAATGAAACTGGAGAAGCTTGTACCAGTAGCCAATCACTTTAAACAGATTCGCGAAAAATATAAAGATATCTTTGTGAGCTTGACAGCAGTAGACGTGAATGTTCTTATATATCAGATTCCTGGAGGAATGTACTCTAATCTCGAAAGTCAGCTGAAAGAGCAGAACGCGATGAATAGACTCGATGAGGTGTTGCAAGAAGTACCCCGTGTCCGCAAAGAGATGGGTTACCCCCCACTCGTAACGCCGACGAGCCAGCTTGTGGGGACTCAGGCTACTCTCAACGTCTTAGTAGGGGAGCGCTGGAAAATTATACCGAAAGAAGTGCGAAGCTATCTCATGGGATACTACGGCAAACCCCCGGCAGAAGTTGATCCTGAAATTAGAAAGAAAGCCATAGGGGATGAAATGCCCATCACATGCCGTCCCGGAGAAAAAATTGAACCAGAAATGGAAGAAGCGAAAAAGGCAGTGGAAGCATGGGCTCTTCAGCCGGAAGACGCACTTTCTTACGCATTATTCCCGGCAGTAGCCAAAGATTTCCTAATGAAAAAATATGCTCAAAAAACAAAAAGGGATATCGGTCTTGAAACACTAGTTGATGGAACCGGTTATCCCGTATAGAGGATTAGAAAAATATATGAATGAAAATCATTTGAAAGAGTCGGAAATGGGCACCTATTCTCAGACAATGGTGGTTTCTGATCAGGATATTATGGAACGCCTTGCAGGAAATAACGATGAAAACTTTCGTGTTATTGAAGAACGTTTTCCCGTGCGTCTTGTAGTTCGAGGAGAGCAAATCACGGTACAAGGGCCTGATAATGACGTTGTTCAGACTGTATTTCGTTACCTTGAAGAACTTTTTAAGGTGGCAAAACAGGGGCATCAAATATTAGTTGCTGATGTTCGGTATGGTATGGATATGATCGCTGTGGAGGGGAAGGCAGATCTTGCCCCCCTCTACAATGATGTTATTTGTACAACAGCGAGAGGCAAGCCTGTTCGCCCTAAGACGGGTGGCCAGAAACTGTACATAGAGGCTATGCGTGCTCACGATATCGTTTTTGCTATAGGCCCGGCAGGAACAGGCAAGACATACCTGGCCGTATGTCATGGAGTGGCCATGTTAAAAGCTGGAGCCATCAGTCGCATTGTTCTTGTGCGTCCAGCAGTGGAAGCTGGTGAAAGTCTTGGATATTTGCCAGGGGATCTTAGAGAAAAAGTTGAGCCTTACGTTCGGCCTCTTTATGATGCTTTTTACGATCTTTTTTCGCCAGAGCGTTTTTTGCGATATATAGATAAAAATGTTATAGAAATAGCTCCCCTTGCTTACATGAGAGGAAGGACCTTGAATGATAGTTTTATCATTCTCGATGAGGCTCAGAATACAACGCCTGAGCAGATGAAAATGTTTTTAACCCGTCTTGGTTTCGGATCTAAGGCAGTGGTGACAGGAGATATTACCCAGATAGATCTCCCTTCTGGGAAAAAGTCAGGCTTAATTCAAGTGAGAGAAATTCTGGAGGGGATAAAAGGAATTGCCTTTCTTGAGCTTACCAACCGCGATGTGGTACGCCACGAAATAGTACAACGAGTGGTTAGGGCGTATGAAGAATATGAAAATAGGAAGCAGTAATTTGAATATTTTTAAAAAAATGAATCGAATAAGCTCAAGAATATCGATGAAGGAAGATGTCTTTCGTTTGACTTCCGTGTTCTTGCTTCTTTTTTTTGCGGTCCTTCTTATTCTTGCGCGGTGGTTCTTTGATGGCGGGCGGGCCGGCTTTGTACAGGGTCATCCTGCCCCTCGTACTTATCTTGCCATATCCCCTATGAAATATATTGATGAAGAGAAGACAAATCTTCTTCGCAGCCGTGTTGAAAGCACTATATCAGGAGTCCTTGTTAAGGATACAGAAGCCATAAACACTATGACATCCCAGCTTAAATCTCTTGAAGCAGGAGACTTTCAGGGCGCCATGATTCCTAAGGATCTTATTGCCATTTTACAAGAGATGCCAGAACGAAGGAGACAAACAACTCTCAAAGCAGTTGCAACTATCGGTTTCCAGTTTCTTATAAAAGAAAACAATGGTGACGAATTTGCGACTCCTGCCCCAGAAAAGCTTTGGGGGAAAATTGAAGAATTGAACTTCCCGGCAGAGATGAATAATCTTATCTATCAGATTCTGGAAGCTGTCCTTCGACCTGCGGTTAAAATTGACGAAGAGCTAACACAGGGGCTTCGTAATGATCTGGCCGCAAGCCTCAAACCAATAGAGCAGTATCTCAAGGTTGGGGATGTTATCGTAGAAAAGGGAAAGATCATAACTCCTCAGCTCTCTCGTATTCTTCTATCACAAGGATATCTTCAGCAGCAATTCCCATGGAAGATCCTTCTTTTTTCTGCTCTACTAATCCTTTGCTGGCCTTTTTGGATACAGTTGCCGGCTTTTGCTGCAGGAGGTCGACAAAAATATGAAACAAACGAAATATATATTGCTTGTATAGTAGGGGCCTATTGGTTTGCTGAATACATTTCTGGTCTGTTGGGAGCCCGGGGAGTGGCTATTATTACTTTGTCAGGTTGGGTATATCTTGTTCTGCCCTTTACTCTTGGTTTCCAGGTTGTTTTTGGGGCGTCTATTATAGCCTCTATTCTACTGACATCCTTCTCAACATCAGGAATAGTTCTTGTGAGTTTTATGGGCCTGGTGGCAGCTATGACGGGGCCTTTTTTCTTAAAAGACGTTCACTCCAGAAGCCATTTATGGAGACAGCTTTTTATCGCAGGCTTGCTTCCTGTCTTTGCTGGAATGTTAGCGCGATGGACCATTGCACTAGAAATGTCATGGCAGGTGTTTTTGTTTGCTTGTCTAGGAGAGGCCTTATGGGGTACGGTGGTCATTGCTTTCCTGCCCATCTGGGAAAACTTTTTTGATATAATGTCACCTCTGCGCCTTATGGAGCTTTCATATCCGACTCAGCCATTGTTGAAAAAACTCCAGATAGAGGCTCCGGGCACATACCATCATTCTCTAATGGTGGGGACATTGGCAGAAACTGCAGCAGATAGACTTGGCATGAATGCATACCTTGTTAGAGCAGGTGCGTATTATCACGATATAGGCAAGCTAAGGCGTCCTCACTTTTTTGTTGAAAATCAAATGGAAGGTGAAAATGTTCATGATGAGCTAACTCCGTCTCTTTCTGCCCTTGTTATCATCGCCCATGTACGAGAGGGTTTGGAAATTGCGGAGGAATATAATTTGCCAGGAAAGCTCCGTCAGTTTATAGCGGAACATCATGGGACTACATGTCTTTCTTATTTTTTCCGCAAATCAAGTTCTCAGGGGGAGAAATTACCTCGAGAGCAATTTTGTTATCCTGGGCCAAGACCCTCTAGCAGGGAAACGGCATTGTTAATGCTGGCAGATTCGGTAGAAGCAGCTGTCCGAGCAGATCGGCGAAATATTTCGGGGATACAAGACCTGGAAAAGGTTATATCTGGCGTCGTTGAGTCTAAAGTAGTCGAGGGACAGCTTGACGATGTTGATTTTACTTTAAAAGATTTAGCAGAAATAAAAGAGGCCTTGATCTATGCCCTTCAATCAGTTTATCATGGCCGTAAGGTTAAAGAAATACAATCGTCAGACGAGAGTAGTCAAAGCCCAACTCCCAGCCAGGGTGAGGGCGGGGAGAATTCTCAAAGCAAACAGGAGGAGTAATACGTGAAGGTTCATTTATGCTTAGACAGTGTGGATGATGGAGAATCCGAAAGTATTAGGGCCCTCAGAAAACTTGAGGGCTGTGAGGAAGTGTTGGAGCGGGTTGTTCAGCGTCTTTTTCAGGGGAGATACGAAAACCAGCAAGCAGAAGTATCTATTTCTATAGTTTCAACCACGGAAATGCAGGAAATTAATAGGGAATACAGAGGAATAGACCAGCCAACAGATGTCCTTTCTTTCCCCATGTGGGAAGAGGGAGAAGAGTTTTGCCCCCCCAGCGGATGGGAGATGCTTCCTTTGGGCGACATACTCATTTGTGAAGAAGTGGTCAGGGAGAATGCAAGGCAAAACAACGTTTCGTATATAGAAGAGCTGTACCTGATAGTAGCCCACGGTTTTCTTCACCTCTTAGGTATAGACCATGATACCGTCGAAAAACAGGAGATGATGTGGTCTCTCCAATCAATAATTCGTGACGAATGGCTTTTGGCTCTCAATAAGATTCAAAGTGACTCCCCCATTGAAGGAGGATTGATTTGATAGTGGATATTCCTGCATCTGCTATTAAAGCTTTGATCTTTCTCCTCTTCCTTATAATTTGTTCCGCATTCTTTAGCAGCGCAGAAACGGCTATAACCGCAGCAGGGAGAGGTAAACTGCTAGCGCTTCAAGAACGCCACCCATATCAGCGCCGTTTTTTTCAGTGGCTTGTAGGAGATGTCCAACGTGCTCTCACGATTACTCTTGTTTCAAATAATCTTGTTAATATTGCGGCCAGCGCTGTTGCCACTTCCCTGGCGATTCTTCTTTTTGGCCATAGAGGAGTGCTCTGGGCCGTTATAATAATGACCGTTGTCATTGTTATCTTCGGCGAGGTTTTACCTAAAAGCATTGCTATCATAAAATCAGAGGCTATATTGATCTTTACTCTTCCCATCCTTAGGTTGCTTGGAGTGGTTTTCTCTCCCTTCATCTGGATTATGAACCGACTTGTGCGGGTGCTTGGTCTTCTTTTCGGTGTAGATCTCCGCATGCAGCATACCTTTGTGACAAGGGAAGAAATAGAGCAAATGGTGAATATAGGAGAAGCTTCAGGTGTCCTTGAGGCAGTGGAGCGAAAGATGATCCATGGAATCATCTCTTTTGAAGAAACTCGTGTTTACGAGATTATGGTTCCTAGAACTGATATAAACGCTATAGCAAACGATGCAAGCATCGGAGATTCAGTGGCTATTTTTCAGGAGTATGGACATTCAAGAATTCCTGTCTTCGATGAGAGCCTGGATGATATTGTAGGGATTCTTTATGCGAAAGATGCCATCCCCTATCTCTTTTCTGGAAAGATTGACGAGCCTGTATCAAAACTGAAAAGAGATGCTCTTTTTGTTCCGGAAACTATGAAAATCGTTGATGTTTTTAACATAATGAAAAATAGAAGGGTACATATGGCTATCGTAGTTGACGAATATGGCGGAACGGCTGGACTTGTTACTCTTGAAGACCTGCTTGAAGAGATAGTTGGAGAAATTCAAGATGAGTACGATTTTGAAACAGCGCCGGTTCTCAAAGAAACGGGTGGGAATTATCTTGTACAGGCCAATGTGAGCCTGGAAGACTTAAGTGAAACCCTTGCCTATCCTTTTGAATCAGAAGATGCAGAAAGTGTGGGAGGTCTGGTTCTCTCATTAACAGGGGGATTCCCTGAAAAAGGGGCACTTCTTCAATATGGAAAATGGGAAATAGAAGTTCTTGATGTGGAAGATCACAGGATAAAGCTTTTGAGGTTTCACGAAGTGCTATTAAAGGACGAAGAAAATGAAGAAGACTGAAGACAAGAGCCCTAAGTGGGCTTTCAGCGCAATTTCGCCTCTTAGACTGCTTAAAGAGGCAAGAGAGGCTCAATATTATTCATATAGCCCTTATTCCCATTTCCCTGTGGGGGCGGCTCTACTTCTTGGAAATAATGAGGTTATCAAAGGTTGCAATGTAGAAAACGCATCTTATGGTATGGCCCTTTGTGCCGAGCGGAATGTAATAGCTCAGATGGTAGCTTTGGGGAAAAAGGATCCCCAGGCCATCGCCATTGTGGGGAAAATAGGTACCCCC
This region of Aminobacterium colombiense DSM 12261 genomic DNA includes:
- a CDS encoding 50S ribosomal protein L25; translation: MADMVKIVLEERNEKGKQAVKKLRPTGYVPAVFYGPEYRDAVTVKVKASDIAAVIRSGHWETVRFNASLPNGREEMCLMRNIQRNLLNNEIIHIDFIQLLKGHKIAVNIPVVLEGREDCVGLKHGGIIEQLLYEVEIEVLPTEIPNSVSIDVSGLNVGEGFSVKDLALPKSADILVDLEELVVTVAQPKAEVEEEEEEVEAGEVEVVAKGKAKEEEE
- the pth gene encoding aminoacyl-tRNA hydrolase, with the protein product MRLIVGLGNPGVEYALTRHNIGWMVLDRLCSRYSAGNASLRFEGMVWGPLFIKGEKCLLLKPLTFMNLSGRSVAQVCHYYQILPEETLVISDDAALPFGQLRLRTKGSAGGHNGLASVLGALRTLGVPRLRVGVGAAPAERDMVSWVIGTFLPEERSLLPDVIEKAANAVELWLMEEIQTAMSQINNRDKTGSGES
- a CDS encoding DEAD/DEAH box helicase, which codes for MWKSGEQVHLPVDGGARAWILGGASVPLLVVFSDQRQAEDFVSDFENLWEGEIVRLLYELPLSVEGVRNKSLLLQRGETLSKWKQEKGILATSPGGLLSPFLTGEGVFPLRREMGEERGRLLRWLEVAGYERVDLVWTPGQYVVRGFIVDIYDPAYALPIRIEFFDEIVESIRSFHPQSQMSAATLDEIEIHSITAAREKKLEEMIPDSCHTVLFEPSQIENKAESYRWLWEDLRHKAEVSSLSTWPDFSLSLLTNKPKIRISAAVARSRLALPIQECPHFRGDMDKFRWNCQYWRQEGYSIHLISSGTSLQNDNDLKDKLVFHKGSLSKGFIDEYRKIVLISDFEIGGLSLSPHSKPWRALPMDWKERLTENQLVVHEDYGVAVYRGVEEVASGGERFDSLILEFANKQRLLVPFMQIYKIDPLPEEATAETVLDSLRGTRWKKAVEKTRERVREEVKNLVRLYARRELLKGYAFPVASEIYRHFVEAFPYVETPDQLRAEQEILQDMESSHPMDRLLVGDVGFGKTEIAMRAAFKASEAGKQVVVLVPTTILAQQHYHTFRSRMAGFPIRVEVLSRFVSTSRQKRILEDTKKGLVDILIGTQRLLQKDIEFKDLGLLIIDEEHRFGVMHKEKLKDTREGLDVLTLSATPIPRTLSLSLRGLRSFSIISTPPYNRVPVLTMVGPRKKNLIHRAVLQELNRGGQVFFVSNRINRLKGKYEELKIMFPEARISMAHGQMAEKDLERTMLDFYNGNLDILVCTTIVESGLDIPRANTLIVDDAQELGLAQMYQLRGRVGRREEGAYAYFLYPETMPLQKETMERFEAISAFSDIGSGYSLALQDLQIRGSGDIIGVSQHGQDERVGYRFYYKMLEEEIARIRGELFSETPVDSELSGTIPSTYIPQDTIRITLYRRLLKSNDSKELNQLRKEIRDRFGPLPDSLTYLIDTVIVRISGASAGLASVVSGSDKTIVIIKNDRIHQRLCSFKGWIRTTDRIIGPGGYKGMSDLSEAIWSLLYKNAKKNGG
- the mazG gene encoding nucleoside triphosphate pyrophosphohydrolase gives rise to the protein MDITENFLLGQLVEIMSRLRSPEGCPWDREQTFESLRSHIIEEAYELVEAITQQDKDEIREEAGDVLLQIVFVAQLAQEKGFFDIKDVISEICDKLIRRHPHVFGDVNVRGSADVLVNWEKIKVREKSTQKRDDTSILAGIPESLPPLLKAYRIQSKVSHVGFDWEKGDIAPLLGKVSEELREVEVATLREQQQEMEEEIGDLFFAVVNLSRHLGVNPDVALQRANRKFEYRFRQVEIMIHKEGKEWSDYGLQELEVLWDKAKNFTVSTKRPKKACDSSLQ
- a CDS encoding pyruvate carboxylase subunit B, producing the protein MIMNEEKGKNTVKIGKNERSAKVGKVENLNVPKVRVTETALRDAHQSLMATRMRIEDMLPVAEMMDEIGYHSLEVWGGATFDSCMRFLDEDPWERLRGLRKMFKKTKLQMLLRGQNIVGYRHYADDTVREFVKRAVGNGLDIIRIFDALNDLRNMEVAADQVKKEGAHLQLSISYTLSPVHTLTAFADLSVKMKEMGADSICIKDMAGLLSPVDASKLVKAIKKNTGLPVQVHSHYTSGMASMAYLASIEAGADVVDCAISPFSMGTSQPPTESLVAALAGGPYDTGMKLEKLVPVANHFKQIREKYKDIFVSLTAVDVNVLIYQIPGGMYSNLESQLKEQNAMNRLDEVLQEVPRVRKEMGYPPLVTPTSQLVGTQATLNVLVGERWKIIPKEVRSYLMGYYGKPPAEVDPEIRKKAIGDEMPITCRPGEKIEPEMEEAKKAVEAWALQPEDALSYALFPAVAKDFLMKKYAQKTKRDIGLETLVDGTGYPV
- a CDS encoding PhoH family protein, which translates into the protein MNENHLKESEMGTYSQTMVVSDQDIMERLAGNNDENFRVIEERFPVRLVVRGEQITVQGPDNDVVQTVFRYLEELFKVAKQGHQILVADVRYGMDMIAVEGKADLAPLYNDVICTTARGKPVRPKTGGQKLYIEAMRAHDIVFAIGPAGTGKTYLAVCHGVAMLKAGAISRIVLVRPAVEAGESLGYLPGDLREKVEPYVRPLYDAFYDLFSPERFLRYIDKNVIEIAPLAYMRGRTLNDSFIILDEAQNTTPEQMKMFLTRLGFGSKAVVTGDITQIDLPSGKKSGLIQVREILEGIKGIAFLELTNRDVVRHEIVQRVVRAYEEYENRKQ
- a CDS encoding HD family phosphohydrolase, producing the protein MNRISSRISMKEDVFRLTSVFLLLFFAVLLILARWFFDGGRAGFVQGHPAPRTYLAISPMKYIDEEKTNLLRSRVESTISGVLVKDTEAINTMTSQLKSLEAGDFQGAMIPKDLIAILQEMPERRRQTTLKAVATIGFQFLIKENNGDEFATPAPEKLWGKIEELNFPAEMNNLIYQILEAVLRPAVKIDEELTQGLRNDLAASLKPIEQYLKVGDVIVEKGKIITPQLSRILLSQGYLQQQFPWKILLFSALLILCWPFWIQLPAFAAGGRQKYETNEIYIACIVGAYWFAEYISGLLGARGVAIITLSGWVYLVLPFTLGFQVVFGASIIASILLTSFSTSGIVLVSFMGLVAAMTGPFFLKDVHSRSHLWRQLFIAGLLPVFAGMLARWTIALEMSWQVFLFACLGEALWGTVVIAFLPIWENFFDIMSPLRLMELSYPTQPLLKKLQIEAPGTYHHSLMVGTLAETAADRLGMNAYLVRAGAYYHDIGKLRRPHFFVENQMEGENVHDELTPSLSALVIIAHVREGLEIAEEYNLPGKLRQFIAEHHGTTCLSYFFRKSSSQGEKLPREQFCYPGPRPSSRETALLMLADSVEAAVRADRRNISGIQDLEKVISGVVESKVVEGQLDDVDFTLKDLAEIKEALIYALQSVYHGRKVKEIQSSDESSQSPTPSQGEGGENSQSKQEE
- the ybeY gene encoding rRNA maturation RNase YbeY, translated to MKVHLCLDSVDDGESESIRALRKLEGCEEVLERVVQRLFQGRYENQQAEVSISIVSTTEMQEINREYRGIDQPTDVLSFPMWEEGEEFCPPSGWEMLPLGDILICEEVVRENARQNNVSYIEELYLIVAHGFLHLLGIDHDTVEKQEMMWSLQSIIRDEWLLALNKIQSDSPIEGGLI